Proteins encoded together in one Chryseobacterium sp. G0201 window:
- a CDS encoding ATP-binding protein — protein sequence MSLKRKIALNLSIAFSLLFGIVMVVIYMSFNDFRRDEFKERFRQRLEFTSHFISKSKDFEEEAPVFFNENSDNILLNETILIFNGQKELIYSTIKDRNVSWDNALLKELDQKKNIYTEKTQPEIYAALKSINGENYYILTSAFDTNGKSKLEYLKYLLITSYVMSTLLIGFFSYYFMGQFLRPLEDLNKEISEVTAHKLTTQIPVQPSNDEISILAKSFNTMIARLDDVFQSQKDFTASASHEIRTPITRMAFQLENLIKLEQHTPETLSSLKQIQKDVYQLSDLTNSLLILTKFDKENIQTLYEEVRIDEVIFESFEAVEKSYPNLKMDFLISENTSENALLTIPGIQSLLDIVFINLFKNAAVYSDNMEVDVLITETNSDLTVDVVSSGNVIEEQDRAKLFEAFMRGNNSQNISGSGLGLRIVKRIIEYHGAEILYSAPSEKTNKFSVIFKK from the coding sequence ATGTCTTTAAAAAGAAAGATAGCGCTCAATCTCAGCATTGCCTTCTCATTACTTTTTGGTATTGTGATGGTGGTGATTTATATGTCTTTTAATGATTTCAGACGAGATGAATTCAAAGAAAGATTTAGACAGAGATTAGAGTTTACTTCGCATTTTATTTCAAAGTCTAAAGATTTTGAGGAGGAAGCACCTGTCTTTTTTAATGAAAACTCGGATAATATTCTTTTAAATGAAACAATTTTGATCTTCAATGGTCAAAAAGAATTGATCTACAGTACTATAAAAGACCGAAATGTCAGTTGGGATAATGCTTTACTGAAAGAATTAGACCAAAAAAAAAACATTTATACCGAAAAAACGCAGCCTGAAATATACGCAGCGCTGAAAAGTATCAATGGTGAAAACTATTATATTCTTACAAGCGCTTTCGATACCAACGGAAAATCAAAGCTTGAATATCTGAAATACCTGTTGATAACATCTTATGTGATGAGTACGTTACTCATCGGATTTTTCAGTTATTACTTTATGGGTCAGTTTCTTCGTCCGCTGGAAGATCTTAATAAAGAAATCTCGGAGGTTACGGCACATAAATTAACGACACAGATTCCCGTTCAACCTTCAAATGACGAAATAAGCATTCTCGCAAAGTCTTTTAATACGATGATCGCAAGATTGGATGATGTTTTTCAGTCTCAGAAAGATTTTACGGCAAGTGCTTCGCATGAGATCAGAACACCGATTACAAGAATGGCATTTCAGCTGGAAAATTTGATTAAACTAGAACAGCATACTCCGGAAACATTATCTTCTTTAAAACAGATTCAGAAGGATGTTTACCAACTGTCGGATCTTACGAACTCATTGTTGATTTTAACTAAATTTGATAAAGAAAACATTCAGACTTTGTATGAAGAAGTAAGGATTGATGAAGTTATATTTGAATCTTTTGAGGCAGTTGAAAAAAGTTATCCCAACCTTAAAATGGATTTTTTAATTTCTGAAAATACTTCTGAAAATGCTCTTCTTACCATTCCCGGTATCCAGTCTTTATTAGATATTGTATTTATCAATTTGTTTAAAAATGCTGCGGTTTATTCCGACAATATGGAAGTTGATGTTTTAATAACAGAAACCAATTCGGATTTGACGGTTGATGTTGTTTCATCAGGAAATGTTATTGAAGAGCAGGATCGCGCAAAGCTGTTTGAAGCTTTTATGAGAGGAAATAATTCTCAAAATATTTCCGGTTCCGGCCTTGGACTTCGTATCGTAAAAAGAATTATTGAATATCACGGCGCTGAAATTCTTTACTCAGCACCATCTGAAAAGACAAATAAATTCAGTGTAATCTTTAAAAAGTAG